Proteins co-encoded in one Acidobacteriota bacterium genomic window:
- a CDS encoding type II and III secretion system protein, which yields MLYSPERDSLTGAASTGSFCSAGLASVSGARLALDQLKEADRSRMGRGKTIILSKLATHTAKTLTATAAFAAIVPVLLISGGSSVAHAQSAGKWYKKGVDAEAHQDWDAAYEDYRQANLKKPKDLRYKAHLETTRFQAAVSHVDRGRVLRQNGDLNGAFNEFTRAIQIDPGNQSAQQELDQVQKELAAPPTPPPNPGLPQMAGQDVVSRDLATVAGPIELKPVSNAPLTLHMVEDVKNIYQAIGKMAGLNVIFDPDYTSKRIPVDLTNVSLSDALRIVGTIAGTFYKPVTPNTIFVAQNNRTKRSDLDEYAVQTFYLTNASGQADANEVLTAIRNVLDPSTKITLVPSQNAIIVRATPDQLLLAQKIIADVDRARPEVVVDVAILQVNRDKVRNLGITLPQSITITPQASSNSTSSSSSSSSSSNNNSTTPSNFTLNSLANINATNFAVSIPGATLNALLSSSDTRILQNPRIRATDGQRANLKIGQKIPIATGSYNAGVSTGVASIGVQTQFTYLDVGVQIDITPTVHYDREVTLKTHLEVSSQQGSVTISNVTQPIIGQNVVEQTIQLKEGEPSILAGLVSKSDNRSTAGTPGLGELPFFKYFFATNNKEVQDNEIIFLIIPHIVRESVLTRANTRAIDTGTGQAIELRQDPTLADLGTAVTPGRQAQIGQATSAANAAAAAALQMKQQAQPVAPPPASQTPNPATAQPAGPPISLSVTPPSGDQAVGSTFQVAVTAANARDLYAVPIQLQFNPAVLQLVNVDAGDLLARDGQAVSIVHRDEGNGLVTISTSRPPNVAGVNGQGSVATLTFKAIAAGDSNLALVKVGARSSTQANLPAVGSQTLVHVK from the coding sequence ATGCTATACTCACCCGAGCGCGACAGCCTGACAGGCGCCGCTTCCACAGGCAGTTTTTGTAGCGCTGGTCTGGCATCGGTCTCCGGCGCACGGCTCGCTCTTGATCAATTAAAGGAAGCAGATAGAAGCAGAATGGGTCGCGGCAAGACAATAATTCTCTCGAAGCTGGCCACACACACCGCTAAGACGCTTACGGCAACAGCGGCGTTCGCTGCCATCGTGCCTGTACTCCTCATCTCCGGCGGTTCTTCCGTCGCGCACGCTCAGTCCGCGGGCAAGTGGTACAAAAAAGGCGTCGACGCCGAGGCGCACCAGGACTGGGACGCCGCCTACGAGGACTACCGTCAGGCCAACCTCAAGAAGCCCAAGGACCTCCGCTACAAGGCGCACCTTGAGACCACACGCTTCCAGGCAGCTGTCTCGCACGTCGACCGCGGCCGCGTCCTCCGCCAGAACGGCGACCTCAACGGCGCCTTCAACGAGTTCACCCGCGCCATCCAGATCGATCCAGGCAACCAGTCCGCGCAGCAGGAGCTCGACCAGGTGCAGAAGGAGCTTGCGGCTCCTCCCACTCCACCCCCCAACCCGGGCCTGCCCCAGATGGCCGGTCAGGACGTCGTCTCCCGCGACCTCGCCACCGTCGCCGGCCCCATCGAGCTCAAGCCCGTCTCCAACGCGCCGCTCACCCTGCACATGGTTGAAGACGTCAAGAACATCTACCAGGCCATCGGCAAGATGGCCGGCCTCAACGTCATCTTCGACCCCGACTACACCTCCAAGCGCATCCCCGTCGACCTCACCAACGTCTCGCTTAGCGACGCTCTGCGCATCGTCGGAACCATTGCCGGGACCTTCTACAAGCCCGTCACCCCCAACACGATCTTTGTCGCGCAGAACAACCGCACCAAGCGCAGCGACCTCGACGAGTACGCCGTCCAGACCTTCTACCTCACCAACGCCTCCGGTCAGGCCGACGCCAACGAAGTCCTCACCGCGATCCGCAACGTGCTCGATCCCAGCACCAAGATCACACTCGTTCCTTCACAGAACGCCATCATTGTGCGCGCTACGCCGGACCAGCTTCTTCTCGCACAGAAGATCATCGCCGACGTCGACCGCGCCCGCCCTGAAGTCGTCGTCGACGTCGCCATCCTGCAGGTCAACCGCGACAAGGTCCGCAATCTCGGCATCACGCTGCCGCAGTCGATCACCATCACCCCGCAGGCTTCATCCAACAGCACGTCGAGCAGTTCCAGCAGTTCAAGCAGCTCCAACAACAATTCGACAACCCCGTCCAACTTCACGCTCAACTCACTGGCCAACATCAACGCTACCAACTTCGCGGTCTCCATCCCCGGCGCCACGCTCAACGCTCTGCTATCGTCTTCGGACACGCGCATTCTGCAGAACCCGCGTATCCGCGCCACCGACGGTCAGCGCGCCAATCTCAAGATCGGCCAGAAGATTCCCATCGCCACCGGCAGTTATAACGCCGGCGTTTCCACCGGAGTCGCCAGCATTGGTGTGCAAACGCAGTTCACCTACCTCGACGTAGGCGTCCAGATCGACATCACCCCCACCGTTCACTACGACCGCGAGGTCACACTCAAGACCCATTTGGAAGTCTCCTCTCAGCAAGGGTCCGTCACCATCTCCAACGTCACTCAGCCCATCATCGGCCAGAACGTCGTTGAGCAGACCATTCAGCTTAAGGAAGGCGAGCCCTCGATCCTCGCCGGACTCGTCAGCAAATCTGACAACCGCAGCACCGCCGGGACACCCGGCCTGGGAGAGTTGCCCTTCTTCAAGTACTTCTTCGCGACCAACAACAAAGAGGTGCAGGATAACGAGATCATCTTCCTGATCATCCCGCACATCGTCCGCGAATCCGTGCTTACCCGCGCCAACACCCGCGCCATCGATACCGGCACTGGTCAGGCGATCGAGCTTCGTCAGGACCCGACTCTCGCCGATCTTGGTACCGCTGTCACGCCGGGTCGTCAGGCGCAGATCGGTCAGGCCACCTCGGCAGCCAACGCCGCCGCCGCCGCCGCTCTCCAGATGAAGCAGCAGGCGCAACCGGTTGCGCCGCCGCCAGCCTCGCAGACACCGAACCCGGCTACGGCGCAGCCCGCCGGTCCTCCGATCAGCCTCTCCGTCACCCCGCCATCAGGCGATCAAGCTGTAGGCAGCACCTTCCAGGTTGCTGTCACGGCTGCGAATGCGCGCGATCTCTACGCCGTGCCGATCCAGCTCCAGTTCAACCCGGCAGTGCTCCAGCTCGTCAACGTCGATGCCGGCGACCTGCTCGCGCGTGACGGACAAGCCGTCTCCATCGTCCATCGTGATGAGGGCAACGGTCTGGTGACCATCTCCACGTCGCGTCCTCCCAATGTAGCGGGAGTCAACGGGCAGGGAAGCGTCGCCACTCTCACCTTCAAGGCCATCGCAGCGGGCGACTCCAACCTCGCACTCGTCAAGGTTGGGGCCCGCTCCAGCACGCAGGCCAATCTGCCCGCCGTAGGCTCGCAGACTCTGGTGCATGTCAAGTGA
- a CDS encoding type II secretion system protein, whose protein sequence is MRAKLEPSRTARKSEQLLGTPSLQAWPSLHAETEGASAPGVCFCRPTNVTNPEAGLTLVELIIVVAILSILATAAVPIVRFQVRREKERELRRDLWEMRAAIDRYKDAADKGAFQIKADSIGYPPDLQTLVDGVDVQGKKVRFLRKIPTDPMTGTNEWSLRSNQDDPDSDSFGGQNVFDVHSKSLGTALDGTKYATW, encoded by the coding sequence ATTCGAGCAAAGCTCGAACCATCTCGCACCGCGCGGAAGTCCGAACAGCTTCTAGGGACGCCAAGCCTTCAGGCTTGGCCTTCTCTTCATGCAGAGACGGAAGGGGCTTCGGCCCCTGGGGTATGTTTTTGCCGTCCGACCAACGTCACAAACCCCGAAGCCGGCCTCACCCTCGTCGAACTGATCATTGTCGTGGCCATCCTCTCCATCCTCGCAACAGCAGCCGTCCCCATCGTCCGCTTTCAGGTACGCCGCGAGAAGGAGCGTGAGCTGCGCCGCGACCTCTGGGAGATGCGCGCCGCCATCGACCGTTATAAAGATGCCGCCGACAAAGGCGCCTTCCAGATTAAGGCCGACTCCATCGGCTATCCCCCCGACCTCCAGACCCTGGTCGACGGAGTCGACGTTCAAGGCAAGAAAGTCCGCTTCCTTCGCAAGATTCCAACCGACCCCATGACCGGCACGAACGAATGGAGCCTGCGCTCCAATCAGGACGACCCCGACTCCGACTCCTTCGGCGGCCAGAACGTCTTCGACGTCCACTCCAAGAGCCTCGGCACAGCCCTCGACGGAACAAAGTACGCGACATGGTGA
- a CDS encoding prepilin-type N-terminal cleavage/methylation domain-containing protein: protein MVNKATNRVPHLRRVAAKVGLQDAEHGFTLIELMIVMVIIGLLAAIAVPMYVQSVRHAREAVLKEDLRTMRSAIDSYTVDKQKAPQSLDDLVQAGYLKAMPLDPFTHRTDTWVPSQDDTLQSLDQTEPGITDVHSGAQGVAGDGTSYSAW from the coding sequence ATGGTGAACAAAGCCACAAACCGGGTGCCCCATCTTCGCCGCGTAGCGGCTAAGGTGGGTTTGCAGGATGCTGAGCACGGCTTTACTCTCATCGAGCTGATGATCGTCATGGTCATCATCGGCCTGCTCGCGGCCATCGCCGTCCCGATGTACGTCCAGAGCGTCCGCCACGCCCGTGAGGCCGTTCTCAAAGAAGACCTCCGCACCATGCGCTCCGCCATCGACTCCTATACCGTCGACAAGCAGAAGGCCCCGCAGTCCCTCGACGATCTCGTCCAGGCAGGCTACCTCAAAGCCATGCCGCTCGATCCCTTCACCCACCGCACCGACACCTGGGTCCCCTCCCAGGACGACACCCTCCAGTCCCTCGACCAGACTGAACCCGGCATCACCGACGTCCACTCCGGTGCCCAGGGGGTAGCCGGTGACGGCACCTCCTACTCCGCCTGGTAA
- a CDS encoding M48 family metalloprotease, with the protein MRSATQLGLAAILALSVVSWAQTPSSTPPASPSQPTAAPGAGDNNNGPASGSDGKKDKDAALDHKEKAPKPKADSLPSPGENLDPHIKKGSEDDVDAIGTRNIGGRGLGNWYSTDSEIRMGKQYSMEIEKSAHMVTDPVIVEYVNRVGQNIVKNSDCKVPFTIKIIDSDEINAMALPGGFFYVNSGLILAADEEAELAGVMAHETAHVCAHHAARQMTKMNMAQIGSIPLIIFTSGTWTGYGIYEATQLAIPIAFLKFSRADEAEADWLGLQYMYKTGYDPQAFIQFFEKLDALEKHKPGTLAKVFSDHPQTPDRINKSEDEIATIMPARPDYIVSTSEFDDVKARLARIENKRKLNDKGKDGKPTLRRVGGGNNDPSNPNNPSSTGDDRPTLGRRD; encoded by the coding sequence ATGCGTAGCGCGACGCAACTAGGTCTGGCAGCCATCCTTGCCTTGTCTGTTGTCTCCTGGGCGCAGACTCCGTCCTCGACGCCTCCGGCATCCCCGTCGCAGCCTACGGCTGCCCCCGGCGCCGGCGACAACAACAACGGCCCCGCCTCCGGCTCCGACGGCAAGAAGGACAAAGATGCCGCCCTTGACCACAAGGAAAAGGCCCCCAAGCCCAAAGCCGACTCGCTTCCGTCCCCCGGCGAGAACCTCGACCCCCACATCAAGAAGGGAAGTGAGGACGACGTCGACGCCATCGGTACCCGCAACATCGGTGGCCGCGGTCTCGGCAACTGGTACTCGACCGACTCCGAGATTCGCATGGGCAAGCAATACTCCATGGAGATTGAGAAGTCCGCGCACATGGTCACCGATCCGGTCATCGTCGAGTACGTCAACCGCGTCGGCCAGAACATCGTCAAGAACTCCGACTGCAAGGTTCCCTTCACCATCAAGATCATCGACTCCGACGAGATTAATGCGATGGCACTGCCCGGAGGCTTCTTCTATGTCAACTCGGGCCTCATCCTCGCTGCCGACGAAGAAGCGGAGCTCGCCGGTGTCATGGCCCACGAGACCGCGCACGTCTGCGCCCATCACGCCGCCCGCCAGATGACGAAGATGAACATGGCGCAGATCGGCTCCATCCCGCTCATCATCTTCACCTCGGGCACATGGACCGGCTACGGTATCTACGAGGCCACGCAACTCGCGATCCCCATCGCCTTCCTCAAGTTTTCGCGCGCCGACGAGGCCGAGGCCGACTGGCTCGGTCTCCAGTACATGTACAAGACCGGCTACGACCCGCAGGCCTTCATCCAGTTCTTTGAGAAACTCGACGCTCTCGAGAAGCACAAGCCGGGCACTCTCGCCAAGGTCTTCAGCGACCACCCGCAGACCCCGGACCGTATCAACAAGTCTGAAGACGAGATCGCCACCATCATGCCTGCACGGCCCGACTACATCGTCTCGACCTCCGAGTTCGACGACGTCAAGGCGCGCCTCGCCCGCATCGAAAACAAGCGCAAGCTCAACGACAAAGGCAAGGACGGCAAGCCCACCCTGCGTCGCGTAGGCGGAGGCAACAACGATCCCTCCAACCCCAACAACCCATCGAGCACCGGCGACGATCGTCCAACGCTGGGCCGCCGCGATTAG
- a CDS encoding cytochrome c: MLKPFFCCTLLLAYSPQQPAPVPAPTPTAIPAEAARMVNPVKPTPESLARAKKIYGYECALCHGANGDGKGDAVADMKLKMKDYTDPATLKDITDGEMFYIIRNGKGQMPAEDVARAKDEDVWNMVVLLRSFAKK, translated from the coding sequence GTGCTGAAGCCTTTTTTCTGCTGTACGCTGCTTCTCGCATATTCTCCACAACAACCCGCTCCTGTCCCTGCACCGACGCCGACAGCGATTCCGGCTGAAGCGGCGCGCATGGTGAACCCGGTTAAGCCAACGCCTGAGTCGTTGGCCCGCGCGAAGAAGATCTACGGCTATGAGTGTGCCCTCTGCCACGGGGCAAACGGTGATGGGAAAGGTGATGCTGTCGCCGATATGAAGCTGAAGATGAAGGACTATACCGACCCGGCAACTCTCAAGGACATAACCGATGGCGAGATGTTCTACATCATCAGGAATGGCAAGGGCCAGATGCCGGCCGAAGATGTCGCGCGCGCGAAGGACGAGGATGTGTGGAACATGGTTGTGCTGCTGCGGTCGTTTGCGAAGAAATGA
- the queF gene encoding NADPH-dependent 7-cyano-7-deazaguanine reductase QueF, with amino-acid sequence MPKQEKAPKKTTGYTDDHAASGLDTKFPEIETWPNQFKAYEILIDDPEFTSVCPKTGLPDFGRLTIRYMPGKRCMELKSLKEYLFTYRNLGIFQENIVNQVLDDVVKATDPEWALVVGDFRPRGGISTIVEAFYPRPKNSKGPRG; translated from the coding sequence ATGCCCAAGCAGGAAAAAGCTCCCAAAAAGACCACCGGCTACACCGACGATCACGCCGCCTCCGGCCTCGATACAAAGTTCCCGGAGATCGAAACCTGGCCCAATCAGTTCAAGGCCTACGAGATCCTCATCGACGACCCGGAGTTCACCAGTGTCTGCCCCAAGACCGGGCTTCCTGACTTTGGCAGGCTCACCATCCGCTACATGCCCGGCAAGCGCTGCATGGAGCTGAAGAGTCTCAAGGAATATCTCTTCACCTACCGCAACCTCGGCATATTCCAGGAGAACATCGTCAACCAGGTCCTCGACGACGTCGTCAAAGCCACCGACCCCGAATGGGCGCTCGTCGTCGGCGACTTCCGTCCCCGCGGCGGAATCTCGACCATCGTCGAAGCCTTCTACCCACGCCCTAAAAACTCCAAGGGGCCTCGTGGTTAG
- a CDS encoding EthD family reductase, translated as MVIVSVLYPKTADSHFDHDYYLKTHTPLVKSTWTPTGLERVEIFRGVSTPDGSAPAYELIAHLAFTSTGHLNKSLAAGAAVLGDIANFTNVQPIIQVNLPIA; from the coding sequence ATGGTCATCGTCTCTGTCCTCTATCCCAAAACCGCTGATTCGCACTTCGATCACGACTACTACCTCAAGACCCACACGCCGCTCGTCAAGTCCACATGGACGCCGACTGGTCTTGAGCGTGTCGAAATCTTCCGCGGCGTCTCCACCCCCGATGGCAGTGCGCCCGCCTACGAACTCATCGCGCACCTCGCCTTCACTTCGACCGGCCACCTTAACAAGTCGCTCGCAGCAGGTGCTGCTGTTCTCGGGGATATCGCCAACTTCACCAACGTCCAGCCCATCATTCAGGTCAATCTGCCCATCGCATGA
- a CDS encoding MFS transporter encodes MASATKPTRSTAVVGATTALVLLTALNFVNYIDRYILPGVQEQIKGEFHLTDEHIGTLTFWFMIAYMVTSPITGWLGDRFPRKPMIVIAALFWSGINFFTASVTSYDSLNLRHAALGIGEASFGIFAPALLSDFYPAEQRNRVLTIFNIAIPVGAALGYLVGGVIGDKYGWRHAFIVSAIPGVIIALLILFFMKEPERGASQHEKAKLEKETVLSLVRNKAYLCSILGYAAVTFSLGGISWWMPSFLQRVAGRTQSSAAYLMGAVTVVTGLLGTITGGVIAQRWSKRTPKALYLVPAISAALAVPPALVCFFGPHNLTVPSLALAIFLIFLGTGPVNAATMNAVRPEVRATAMAGQLLVIHALGDAISPRIIGAVSDRSTLNLGLGSTLITMLVASIIFFIGSRYAPPLTDEQPAAAA; translated from the coding sequence ATGGCCTCCGCGACCAAACCGACGCGCTCCACGGCTGTAGTTGGAGCGACCACCGCGCTCGTCCTTCTCACCGCGCTCAACTTCGTCAACTATATCGACCGCTACATCCTGCCCGGCGTACAGGAGCAGATCAAAGGCGAGTTCCACCTCACCGATGAGCACATCGGAACCCTCACCTTCTGGTTCATGATCGCCTACATGGTCACCTCGCCCATCACGGGCTGGCTGGGCGACCGCTTCCCGCGCAAACCTATGATCGTGATCGCCGCGCTCTTCTGGAGCGGCATCAACTTCTTCACCGCTTCAGTCACGTCCTACGACTCACTCAATCTCCGCCACGCGGCCCTGGGTATCGGCGAGGCCAGCTTCGGAATCTTCGCCCCGGCCCTGCTCTCTGATTTCTACCCGGCCGAGCAGCGCAACCGCGTGCTCACCATCTTCAACATCGCCATTCCCGTCGGCGCCGCGCTCGGCTACCTCGTCGGAGGAGTCATCGGCGATAAGTACGGTTGGAGACACGCCTTCATCGTCTCCGCCATTCCCGGCGTGATCATCGCGTTGCTCATCCTGTTCTTCATGAAGGAGCCCGAGCGCGGAGCAAGCCAGCACGAAAAGGCGAAGCTGGAGAAGGAAACCGTCCTCAGCCTGGTGAGGAATAAGGCGTACCTCTGCTCCATCCTCGGCTATGCCGCCGTCACGTTCTCGCTCGGCGGAATCTCCTGGTGGATGCCGTCCTTCCTCCAGCGCGTCGCCGGACGCACGCAATCGAGTGCGGCCTACCTGATGGGGGCCGTCACCGTCGTCACCGGCCTGCTCGGGACCATCACCGGCGGTGTCATCGCGCAGCGCTGGTCGAAGAGGACGCCGAAGGCGCTTTACCTCGTCCCCGCCATCAGCGCCGCCCTCGCTGTGCCACCCGCGCTGGTCTGCTTCTTCGGCCCCCACAACCTCACCGTCCCATCGCTCGCGCTCGCCATCTTCCTCATCTTCCTCGGCACAGGCCCCGTGAACGCCGCAACGATGAACGCAGTCCGCCCCGAGGTCCGCGCCACCGCGATGGCCGGACAACTGCTCGTCATCCACGCGCTCGGCGATGCAATCTCACCTCGCATCATCGGAGCGGTCAGCGACCGCTCCACGCTCAACCTCGGCCTCGGTTCAACGCTCATCACCATGCTCGTTGCTTCCATCATCTTCTTCATCGGGTCGCGCTACGCCCCACCGCTCACCGACGAACAGCCTGCCGCTGCCGCATAA
- a CDS encoding glycosyltransferase translates to MHIGGITIGVAWLVALAWLWKAITAWRGLPTIANLLKPEFDKSPVANPPITVIVPARNEAAALPSCLESLFKQDYANLQIVAVDDRSTDATGTIIDELASKNPAKLKALHIAELPAGWLGKTHAMALAARYAIVVHRPDYLLFTDADIIFAPETLRRSLAQAEATNADHFVTFPTPIIKTPSEGVILGYLGVMGMWAARPWKASDPKAIRDSIGIGAFNLLRTDAYQKLGGFDALRMEILEDLTLARKVKLAHLRQRVATAPGMVNVHWAAGAAGVVNVMTKNLFAVFGFRLELVLIACLGIALFCLGPVVFFALAATRTAAVLSLAVIAALYVLSSRHSKISPWYAVLFPAGAVLFLYSLLRSTLTTLRDGGVTWRDTFYPLSELRNNDAPHRGANSGKPE, encoded by the coding sequence ATGCATATCGGAGGAATCACAATCGGCGTTGCCTGGCTCGTCGCCCTCGCCTGGCTCTGGAAAGCGATTACTGCCTGGCGCGGCCTGCCAACGATCGCGAACCTGCTAAAGCCGGAGTTCGACAAATCACCCGTTGCCAACCCGCCAATCACCGTCATCGTCCCTGCCCGCAACGAAGCCGCAGCGCTGCCGTCGTGCCTCGAATCGCTGTTCAAGCAGGACTATGCAAACCTTCAAATCGTCGCCGTTGACGACCGCTCCACCGACGCGACAGGAACCATCATCGACGAATTGGCATCGAAGAACCCCGCAAAGCTGAAAGCCCTCCACATCGCCGAACTTCCCGCCGGCTGGCTCGGAAAGACCCATGCGATGGCACTCGCCGCACGGTACGCCATCGTCGTGCATCGCCCCGACTATCTGCTCTTTACCGACGCCGACATCATCTTCGCCCCCGAAACGCTCCGCCGCTCCCTCGCGCAGGCCGAAGCCACAAACGCCGACCACTTCGTCACCTTCCCAACCCCGATCATCAAGACGCCGAGCGAAGGAGTGATCCTCGGATATCTGGGGGTGATGGGGATGTGGGCGGCGCGGCCCTGGAAGGCCAGCGATCCGAAGGCCATCCGCGACTCGATCGGTATCGGGGCCTTCAACCTTCTCAGAACCGATGCTTACCAAAAGCTCGGCGGCTTCGACGCCCTCCGCATGGAGATCCTCGAAGACCTCACGCTCGCACGCAAGGTAAAGCTCGCTCACCTCCGCCAGCGCGTCGCCACCGCTCCCGGAATGGTCAACGTGCACTGGGCGGCCGGGGCGGCGGGAGTAGTCAATGTAATGACCAAAAATCTCTTCGCCGTCTTCGGCTTTCGGCTCGAGCTTGTTCTAATCGCTTGTCTTGGGATCGCGCTCTTCTGCCTCGGTCCCGTCGTCTTCTTCGCGTTGGCTGCGACGCGCACTGCGGCTGTTCTCAGCCTGGCTGTGATCGCCGCACTCTATGTGCTCTCCTCGCGCCACTCGAAGATATCGCCTTGGTATGCGGTGCTGTTCCCGGCAGGGGCCGTGCTGTTTCTCTACTCGCTGCTTCGCTCGACTCTCACAACGCTCCGCGATGGTGGCGTGACCTGGCGCGACACCTTCTATCCGCTCAGCGAGCTTCGCAACAACGACGCTCCACACAGAGGTGCGAATTCAGGAAAGCCGGAGTGA
- the ispG gene encoding flavodoxin-dependent (E)-4-hydroxy-3-methylbut-2-enyl-diphosphate synthase yields the protein MPEIQRRRAVTVNIGGVHVGSTAPVVVQSMTNTDTADVESTVQQIAALARAGSEMVRITVNNDDAAKAVPYIVEGIAKKGWTTPIIGDFHYNGHLLLAKYPDTAKALSKYRINPGNVSIGRKDDDNFRTMVEVAVKHQKPVRIGVNWGSLDQALLTKMMDENSRSSNPLPARDVMMEAMVVSALDNAAAAERYGLRRDQIVLSAKVSGVRDLIDVYTELARRCDYALHLGLTEAGMGMKGIVASAAGLAPLLLSGIGDTIRVSLTPTPGGDRSEEVRCGQQILQSLGIRSFMPQVTSCPGCGRTTSTYFQELAERIQGYLVEQMPEWKKQYAGVEELKLAVMGCIVNGPGESKHANIGISLPGTFEEPKAPVYVDGKLFTTLKGDRIVEEFQEILNEYVEKRYGKVLVEA from the coding sequence ATGCCTGAGATACAGCGACGTCGTGCAGTCACGGTCAACATTGGTGGCGTTCATGTAGGTTCCACCGCACCGGTCGTCGTCCAATCGATGACCAATACCGACACCGCCGACGTCGAGAGCACCGTCCAGCAGATCGCCGCCCTGGCGCGCGCTGGCTCCGAGATGGTTCGCATCACCGTCAACAACGACGATGCCGCCAAGGCAGTCCCCTACATCGTCGAAGGCATCGCGAAAAAGGGTTGGACGACGCCTATCATCGGCGACTTCCACTACAACGGTCATCTCCTCCTCGCAAAGTATCCCGACACCGCGAAGGCGCTCTCAAAGTACCGCATCAATCCCGGCAACGTCTCCATCGGCCGCAAGGACGATGACAACTTCCGCACTATGGTCGAGGTCGCGGTCAAACACCAGAAACCCGTGCGCATCGGCGTCAACTGGGGCTCGCTCGATCAGGCTCTGCTGACGAAGATGATGGACGAGAACTCCAGGTCCTCCAATCCCCTTCCCGCGCGCGACGTCATGATGGAGGCGATGGTCGTCTCCGCGCTCGACAATGCCGCCGCAGCCGAGCGCTATGGCCTTCGCCGCGACCAGATTGTTCTTTCCGCCAAGGTCTCCGGCGTTCGCGATCTCATCGACGTCTACACTGAGCTTGCGCGTCGCTGCGACTACGCACTGCACCTCGGTCTCACTGAAGCAGGCATGGGCATGAAGGGCATCGTCGCCTCCGCTGCCGGCCTCGCCCCGCTGCTTCTCTCCGGCATCGGCGACACCATTCGCGTTTCGCTCACACCGACTCCCGGAGGCGACCGCTCGGAAGAGGTCCGCTGCGGCCAGCAGATTCTTCAATCGCTCGGCATTCGCAGCTTCATGCCGCAGGTCACAAGCTGCCCCGGCTGCGGACGCACCACCTCAACCTACTTCCAGGAACTCGCCGAGCGCATCCAGGGCTATCTCGTCGAACAGATGCCCGAGTGGAAGAAGCAGTACGCCGGCGTCGAGGAGCTCAAGCTCGCCGTCATGGGCTGCATCGTCAACGGTCCCGGCGAGTCCAAGCATGCCAACATCGGCATCTCGCTGCCCGGAACCTTCGAGGAGCCGAAGGCCCCCGTCTATGTCGACGGCAAGCTCTTCACCACGCTCAAAGGAGACCGCATCGTCGAGGAGTTCCAGGAGATCCTCAACGAGTACGTCGAGAAGCGCTACGGCAAGGTTCTCGTCGAAGCATAG
- a CDS encoding DUF4145 domain-containing protein, with the protein MPLTDEKITAQFNALQLEAAQILRQCRWDGENYYSHPNQIEYQRWRTQAINLIERVCGRTSTHYKDIRSIAETPESKLNGYYFVDCLGILEAASKDYADGLLSEIRTLVRAELLDDFLTQADALFKQGYHVPAASVAGAVLEDTLRKLCDKNGIVYDPAKSNLNVLNTELAKAEVYDKLVQKRITAEADLRNSADHGQFAKVKVNDVEDMLSWVRRFVEEHLT; encoded by the coding sequence ATGCCTCTAACAGACGAGAAAATCACAGCACAATTCAACGCTCTCCAATTGGAGGCGGCCCAAATTCTTCGGCAGTGTCGGTGGGACGGTGAAAACTATTATTCACACCCCAATCAAATTGAATATCAGCGATGGAGAACACAAGCTATCAATCTGATCGAACGTGTTTGTGGTCGAACTAGCACGCACTATAAGGACATACGTTCTATCGCTGAAACTCCTGAGAGCAAATTAAACGGCTATTACTTTGTAGACTGCCTTGGCATTCTCGAAGCCGCAAGTAAAGACTATGCGGATGGCTTACTAAGTGAAATCCGGACTTTGGTGCGTGCGGAGCTGCTAGATGATTTCTTGACACAAGCAGATGCCCTATTCAAGCAGGGTTATCACGTACCAGCCGCTTCAGTTGCTGGTGCGGTCCTGGAAGATACACTGCGCAAACTATGCGATAAGAACGGCATTGTGTACGATCCAGCAAAGTCGAATCTGAACGTGTTAAACACGGAACTTGCGAAAGCCGAGGTTTACGACAAGCTCGTACAGAAGAGAATCACTGCTGAGGCGGATCTACGCAACTCTGCCGATCATGGGCAGTTTGCTAAGGTCAAAGTGAACGACGTTGAAGACATGTTGTCCTGGGTGCGCCGTTTCGTTGAAGAACATCTAACTTAG